The Crocosphaera subtropica ATCC 51142 genome includes a window with the following:
- a CDS encoding radical SAM protein, with the protein MKAIAPQLMTYPIVEIFHSLQGEGTWTGMSAFFIRLAGCDVHCPWCDQKESWTSKIYPQQSIKTLAEAAKAANPAMVVITGGEPLMYDLFPLTKALKKLGLRVHLETSGAYPFSGQFDWVTLSPKPFKVPHESIYPQVNELKVVITNQEDFHWAEEQEKKVPPQALKYLQPEWNYPESQSLIFDYIRKAPQWRMSLQIHKFLGVR; encoded by the coding sequence ATGAAAGCGATCGCACCTCAATTAATGACTTATCCCATTGTAGAAATCTTTCACTCCTTGCAAGGAGAAGGGACATGGACAGGGATGAGTGCTTTTTTCATTCGTTTAGCCGGGTGTGATGTTCATTGTCCTTGGTGTGACCAAAAAGAATCATGGACAAGCAAAATATATCCCCAACAGTCTATTAAAACCTTAGCAGAAGCAGCCAAAGCAGCTAACCCTGCCATGGTGGTTATTACAGGGGGAGAACCCTTGATGTATGATTTATTCCCCCTAACCAAAGCATTAAAAAAGTTAGGGTTACGGGTTCATTTAGAAACTTCTGGGGCCTATCCCTTTAGTGGTCAGTTCGACTGGGTTACCTTGTCACCTAAACCGTTTAAAGTTCCCCATGAAAGTATCTATCCCCAGGTTAATGAATTAAAGGTTGTCATTACTAATCAAGAGGACTTCCACTGGGCAGAAGAACAAGAGAAAAAGGTTCCTCCTCAAGCCCTTAAATACTTACAACCTGAATGGAATTATCCCGAAAGTCAATCTTTAATTTTTGATTATATTCGTAAGGCTCCTCAATGGCGTATGAGCTTACAAATTCATAAATTTTTAGGAGTTAGATAA
- a CDS encoding HMA2 domain-containing protein, whose amino-acid sequence MNQASVATTDENQLQVAEEKLIQFLNDHSEIEMILPVILGIFITSRLQLRGANALIVNLAIASISRQIFTNLKNITPTVPVSSSNGVKTAKAQEDSLYTIVHSVPGRIRIKIPRLSQDIEFCEILSQLLAEDDHVIEARINRAAASVVIHYEAQGLSDVELGLRLLNLMNRAEEAVS is encoded by the coding sequence ATGAATCAAGCTTCTGTTGCAACAACTGATGAAAACCAATTGCAAGTAGCTGAAGAAAAACTCATCCAATTTCTCAACGATCATAGTGAAATTGAGATGATTCTTCCCGTTATTCTAGGTATCTTTATTACCAGTCGCTTGCAATTGAGGGGAGCCAACGCACTGATTGTTAATTTGGCCATTGCTAGTATTTCTCGTCAAATCTTTACTAACCTTAAAAACATAACCCCTACAGTACCTGTTAGTAGCTCTAACGGAGTCAAAACAGCAAAAGCTCAAGAAGATAGCCTATATACTATCGTTCACTCTGTTCCTGGAAGAATTCGCATTAAAATTCCTAGACTCAGCCAAGATATAGAATTTTGTGAGATTTTATCCCAATTATTAGCAGAAGATGATCATGTTATTGAGGCTCGTATTAACCGAGCAGCCGCCTCAGTGGTTATTCATTATGAAGCTCAAGGATTATCGGATGTTGAATTAGGCTTGCGCTTATTAAATCTTATGAACAGAGCAGAAGAAGCTGTGTCATGA
- the sufD gene encoding Fe-S cluster assembly protein SufD: MNNPTLDKTSPETCLTNLLQQCQANAPIIDTGYMQTLRKNAVSQVQELTLPSKKDEEWRFTDLSELYQLEFQTAKTETVTQSIIDNFILPEAQQSYLVFVNGEYSSELSNVSELPEDIYVGNLSDLPDPKNNKIADYLGKQEGEKDAFTALNTAGFKDVAVIWVNKNIVVETPIQLLFLTVGNETPSLIQPRTLVIAETGSSLSFVEYYATVTESCSDDEKNQPYFTNSVTEIWLDNNAQINHSRIQRELGDSFHIGKSAISQNQDSHYTCNEVNLGAKLSRHTLQMWQQGTQTETHLNGLTMIDHEQLADTHTAVCLNHPYGITHQLHKCIIDGNGRGVFNGKIFVPKPAQLTNATQLNRNLLLSPKARINTKPELQITADNVKCSHGATISQLEADELFYLQSRGLNETDARHLLIDAFATEILERIPLESLQQRLTQCVVCRTAEA, from the coding sequence ATGAATAACCCAACCCTCGACAAAACCAGTCCAGAAACCTGCCTAACCAATTTATTACAACAGTGTCAAGCTAATGCTCCCATCATTGACACTGGGTATATGCAAACCTTAAGGAAAAATGCCGTTTCTCAAGTTCAAGAATTAACCCTTCCTAGCAAAAAGGATGAAGAATGGCGGTTTACGGATTTATCGGAATTATACCAATTAGAATTTCAAACAGCGAAGACTGAGACAGTTACTCAAAGTATTATTGATAATTTTATCTTACCTGAAGCCCAACAAAGTTACCTTGTTTTCGTTAACGGGGAATATAGTTCTGAGTTGTCTAATGTATCTGAGTTACCTGAAGACATCTATGTGGGTAACCTAAGTGATTTACCCGACCCAAAAAACAATAAAATTGCTGATTACTTAGGGAAACAAGAAGGAGAAAAAGACGCATTTACCGCCTTAAATACAGCCGGTTTTAAGGATGTTGCGGTGATTTGGGTTAACAAAAATATTGTAGTTGAAACCCCCATTCAATTGCTCTTTCTTACCGTTGGTAACGAGACTCCAAGCTTAATACAACCGAGAACTTTAGTCATAGCAGAAACTGGATCTAGTTTATCATTTGTTGAGTATTATGCCACGGTAACAGAATCTTGTTCAGATGATGAAAAGAATCAACCTTATTTTACCAATTCTGTAACAGAAATTTGGTTAGATAATAATGCCCAGATTAATCATAGTCGTATTCAAAGAGAGTTAGGAGATAGCTTTCACATTGGCAAGAGTGCCATTAGCCAAAATCAAGATAGTCACTACACTTGTAACGAAGTTAATTTAGGGGCAAAACTATCTCGTCATACCCTACAAATGTGGCAACAAGGAACACAAACCGAAACCCATCTTAATGGGTTAACCATGATTGATCATGAACAACTAGCGGATACTCATACTGCTGTTTGTCTGAATCATCCTTATGGTATTACCCATCAATTACATAAGTGTATTATTGATGGTAATGGTCGTGGGGTTTTTAATGGCAAAATCTTTGTTCCCAAACCAGCACAATTAACCAATGCAACCCAATTAAACCGTAATTTATTGCTGTCACCTAAAGCCCGAATTAATACTAAACCAGAACTGCAAATTACGGCAGATAATGTTAAATGTTCCCACGGGGCAACTATTAGTCAATTAGAAGCCGATGAACTCTTTTATTTACAGAGTCGGGGCTTAAATGAAACCGATGCCCGTCATCTTTTAATTGATGCCTTTGCCACTGAAATTTTAGAACGGATTCCCCTGGAATCTTTGCAACAACGATTAACTCAATGTGTGGTTTGTCGTACCGCAGAAGCATAA
- a CDS encoding SufS family cysteine desulfurase, whose amino-acid sequence MTAIQEKTLASKVRNDFPILHQEIHGKPLVYLDNAATSQKPVAVLDALSHYYEKDNANVHRGAHTLSVRATEAYEGARDKIARFIHAASSKEIVFTRNATEAINLVAYSWGLNHLQPGDEIITSVMEHHSNLVPWQIIAKQTGAVIKYVPLTENESFNVDAFKSLLSDKTKLVTIVHVSNTLGCINPVEEVIKLAHEKGVKVLIDACQSVPHMPINVQEMDCDWLVASGHKMCGPSGVGFLYGKQSILEAMPPFLGGGEMIDEVFFDGFTCGELPHKFEAGTPAIGEAIALGAAVDYLTHIGMDKIHAYEEELTGYLFRKLEEVPNLRIYGPLPTKEGKGRAALAAFNIPGIHGSDLSTLLDHEGVAIRSGHHCTQPLHRLFNASGSARVSLYFYNSYEEIDQFVMVLKETIDFFTNMMG is encoded by the coding sequence ATGACTGCTATCCAAGAAAAAACCCTAGCTTCAAAAGTCCGCAACGATTTCCCAATTTTGCATCAGGAAATTCATGGTAAGCCTTTAGTTTATTTAGACAATGCTGCTACGTCTCAAAAACCTGTAGCGGTACTCGATGCCCTAAGTCATTACTATGAAAAAGATAATGCCAATGTTCATCGTGGGGCCCATACTTTAAGCGTGAGGGCAACAGAAGCTTATGAAGGGGCAAGAGATAAGATAGCTAGGTTTATTCATGCTGCTTCTTCAAAAGAAATTGTTTTCACCAGAAATGCCACCGAAGCGATTAATTTGGTTGCCTATAGTTGGGGTTTAAATCATCTGCAACCAGGGGATGAAATTATTACCTCTGTGATGGAACATCACAGTAATTTAGTTCCTTGGCAAATTATTGCGAAACAAACCGGGGCAGTGATTAAATATGTGCCATTAACTGAGAACGAAAGCTTTAATGTAGACGCTTTCAAATCCTTGTTATCGGATAAAACTAAATTAGTCACTATCGTTCATGTTTCTAACACATTAGGCTGTATTAATCCTGTTGAAGAAGTCATTAAATTAGCCCACGAAAAGGGAGTTAAAGTATTAATTGATGCTTGTCAAAGTGTTCCCCATATGCCTATTAATGTCCAGGAAATGGACTGTGATTGGTTAGTGGCCAGTGGCCATAAAATGTGTGGTCCATCGGGGGTGGGTTTCTTGTACGGAAAGCAATCAATTTTAGAAGCCATGCCTCCCTTTTTAGGGGGTGGGGAAATGATTGATGAAGTGTTTTTTGATGGCTTTACTTGTGGAGAATTACCCCATAAATTTGAAGCCGGAACCCCCGCTATTGGAGAAGCGATCGCTTTAGGGGCAGCGGTTGATTATTTAACCCATATTGGCATGGATAAAATTCATGCTTATGAAGAAGAATTAACCGGTTATTTGTTTCGTAAATTGGAGGAAGTTCCTAACCTGAGAATTTATGGACCTCTACCCACAAAAGAAGGAAAAGGAAGGGCTGCTTTGGCTGCATTTAATATTCCAGGAATTCACGGAAGTGACTTATCAACGCTGTTAGATCATGAAGGAGTTGCTATTCGTTCCGGACATCATTGTACCCAACCCTTACACCGTTTATTTAATGCTTCAGGAAGTGCGAGAGTCAGTTTATATTTTTATAATAGTTATGAAGAAATTGATCAATTTGTCATGGTTTTAAAAGAAACTATTGATTTCTTTACTAATATGATGGGATAA
- a CDS encoding glycosyltransferase family 2 protein yields MFRSVNRHPHQTDQKKSILQLLLSNLSQPSIIFILLAIVGFLIAIALFDCLGEVNIGLDKIYLYLPTILLVILTQIIMKLSPHPKSWSRGLIITILIALTLRYLYWRSLSTLNLSNLTNSIFSLLLLGIELIFTFGTLLQLYLTLNVKNRSHQAAELSRDVINHQFLPSVAILITTYNEPVFILRRTILGCQNINYPHKNIYLLDDGGRKEMKQLTEELGCHYITRENNDYAKAGNLNNALNQIHEDLIAVFDADFIPSINFLNRTVGFFQSSTIALVQTNQNFYNIDPVARNLGLEQELTDEVEIFSRHYQLIRDSIETMVCYGSSFIVRKGYLDEIDGFVTESVSEDYYTGIKLSAKGYKCIYLDEKLSAGLAPENISGRLSQRLRWSRGTLQAFFIDANPLTIPGLTLIQRLAHFEGILQWFGEIPRILFLLFPLLITCFGIIPLKLTLVGWLTYGLPYYLLTWQTYRWINRYSRSAIISDLYSVSQCIPLATNVFKVLSRPFSEGFKVTPKGLSQKHFIFNEKLAFPLFILLALNCISLIYSIFLVFSDHSSILEPQLLGGFQLIWLFNLYNILILIISLYMMVDAPKSDIYHWLMVRKKVKIFELDSYSDTEGVMTKLSEIGGEIKLNNHQFSLNQRIKIKFLENDLIIAAVITDINSYQSDSQLIVTFPDLSLLEERKLIALLYGNSDQWKPKKTPGELKSIWLMLKVLVRPHFLRKSQ; encoded by the coding sequence ATGTTTAGAAGCGTAAACCGTCACCCCCATCAAACAGATCAGAAAAAATCCATATTACAATTGCTTCTAAGCAATTTATCTCAACCCTCTATTATTTTTATATTATTAGCAATAGTGGGCTTTTTGATAGCGATTGCTTTATTTGACTGCTTAGGAGAAGTAAATATCGGCTTAGACAAGATTTATCTCTATTTACCGACTATTCTTTTAGTTATTCTGACTCAAATTATTATGAAATTATCCCCTCATCCTAAATCTTGGTCACGGGGATTAATTATTACTATTTTAATTGCATTAACCCTTCGTTATTTATATTGGCGATCGCTGTCAACTTTAAATTTATCTAATTTAACCAATAGTATTTTTAGTTTACTGTTATTAGGGATAGAATTAATATTCACCTTTGGTACACTTTTACAACTTTATTTAACGTTAAATGTTAAAAATCGCAGTCATCAAGCTGCTGAACTTTCCCGTGATGTCATCAATCATCAATTTCTTCCTTCTGTTGCTATTTTAATTACCACTTATAACGAACCCGTATTTATTCTTAGACGAACGATTTTAGGCTGTCAAAATATCAATTATCCTCATAAAAATATTTATTTACTGGATGACGGTGGACGAAAAGAAATGAAGCAATTAACGGAAGAGTTAGGCTGTCACTATATTACTAGGGAGAATAATGATTATGCCAAGGCTGGTAATTTAAACAATGCACTTAATCAAATTCATGAAGACTTAATAGCTGTTTTTGATGCCGACTTTATCCCTTCTATTAATTTTTTAAATCGAACCGTGGGCTTTTTTCAAAGTTCAACAATTGCCTTAGTTCAAACGAATCAAAACTTTTATAATATTGATCCAGTTGCCCGTAATTTGGGATTAGAACAAGAGTTGACTGATGAAGTAGAAATTTTTTCTCGTCACTATCAGTTAATTAGAGATTCTATCGAAACGATGGTTTGTTATGGTAGTTCTTTTATTGTTAGAAAAGGTTATCTTGATGAGATAGATGGTTTTGTTACCGAATCAGTTAGTGAGGATTATTATACTGGAATAAAATTGAGTGCAAAAGGCTATAAATGTATTTATTTAGATGAAAAATTGAGTGCAGGATTAGCCCCCGAAAATATTTCAGGTCGTTTATCGCAAAGATTAAGATGGAGTCGAGGAACCCTTCAAGCATTTTTTATTGATGCTAATCCTCTAACAATTCCTGGTTTAACTTTAATACAAAGGTTAGCCCATTTTGAAGGAATCTTACAATGGTTTGGTGAAATTCCTCGAATACTGTTCTTATTATTTCCATTATTGATCACTTGTTTCGGCATTATTCCTTTAAAATTAACCTTAGTGGGATGGTTAACCTATGGCTTACCTTACTATTTATTAACTTGGCAAACCTACAGGTGGATTAATCGTTATTCTCGCTCTGCCATTATCTCTGATTTATATTCCGTTAGTCAATGTATTCCTCTGGCAACTAATGTCTTTAAAGTTCTTTCTCGTCCTTTTTCTGAAGGGTTTAAAGTGACCCCAAAAGGATTATCGCAAAAGCATTTTATCTTTAATGAAAAATTAGCGTTTCCCCTATTCATTTTATTAGCATTAAATTGTATTAGTCTTATCTATAGTATATTTCTAGTTTTCAGCGATCATTCTAGTATCCTAGAACCACAGTTATTGGGAGGATTCCAATTAATTTGGTTATTTAATTTATATAATATTCTCATTTTAATTATTTCACTATATATGATGGTAGATGCACCAAAATCTGATATTTATCATTGGTTAATGGTTAGAAAAAAAGTTAAAATATTTGAATTAGATTCTTATTCTGATACAGAAGGAGTAATGACTAAATTATCAGAAATAGGAGGAGAAATTAAATTAAATAATCATCAATTCTCCCTTAACCAAAGGATTAAAATAAAGTTTCTAGAAAACGATCTGATTATTGCTGCTGTGATTACAGACATTAATTCTTATCAATCCGACAGTCAACTAATAGTTACATTTCCTGATCTAAGTTTATTAGAAGAAAGAAAATTAATTGCACTTTTATATGGCAATTCAGATCAATGGAAACCCAAGAAAACACCAGGAGAATTAAAATCTATTTGGTTAATGTTAAAAGTTTTAGTTCGTCCTCATTTTTTACGAAAAAGTCAATAA
- a CDS encoding ATP-dependent Clp protease ATP-binding subunit, producing MFENFTDKAIKTIMLAQEEAQRMGQNLVGTEHLLLGLLGQGNSLSAKILQGMGLNLTTTRQAIEKLRGKGVGFSPNNLPFTPTVKQILEKSFEVARKDNSYVTPEYIFLVLLSDPNTVAVKVLVAQGIDIQQLRTTLVKRLGEEEPIPVTAGQKPSPFDSFSQPKPTLEQFGTDLTKKAREGQLDPVVGRTREIERVIQVLGRRTKNNPVLVGEPGVGKTAIAEGLAQRIVEGDIPELLQDKRVIALDMGLLVAGTRFRGEFEERLKSIVNQVKEDGNIILVIDEIHTLVGAGSMGGAMDASNLLKPALARGELQCLGTTTLDEYRKHIEKDAALERRFQPVMVGEPSVEETIEILQGLRKEYEAHHQVKFSQEALEAAASLGERYISDRFLPDKAIDLIDEAGSRIHLRHSLQKKMQPSFEAEQEAPVINPDSLVPVVDEEDIAQIVTSWTGVPVNKLTETESESLMYLEDNLHERIIGQEEAVKAVSKAIRRSRIGLQNPKRPIASFIFAGPTGVGKTELTKALAQFLFGSKDAMIRLDMSEYMERHTVSKLIGTAPGFIGYEEGGQLTEAVRRKPYSVVLFDEIEKAHPDVFNLLLQLLEDGRLTDSKGRTVDFRNTLIIMTSNLGSKVIEKGGYNFGFETESDDVNLQYKRIQEAVNDELKQYFRPEFLNRLDEMIVFRQLTKPEVTEIADILLAEVAQQLYEQRQITLTVSDGFKGLVVEEGYDPSYGARPLRRAIMRRLEDSLAESILAGNIQDGDSVKVDVADNNQVIIEPTLQPNYAYVDR from the coding sequence ATGTTTGAGAATTTTACTGATAAAGCCATCAAAACCATTATGCTTGCCCAAGAAGAGGCCCAACGCATGGGACAGAACTTAGTCGGAACAGAACACCTGTTATTAGGGTTACTGGGTCAAGGAAACTCTTTATCCGCTAAAATTTTGCAAGGGATGGGGCTAAACTTAACCACCACAAGGCAAGCTATAGAAAAATTAAGGGGGAAAGGGGTGGGATTTAGTCCGAATAATTTACCGTTTACCCCCACTGTGAAACAGATTTTAGAAAAATCTTTTGAGGTAGCCCGGAAAGATAATAGTTACGTCACCCCAGAATATATTTTTCTGGTACTGCTATCTGACCCCAACACAGTAGCAGTCAAGGTTTTAGTCGCTCAGGGGATCGATATTCAGCAATTACGCACCACCTTAGTGAAACGATTAGGAGAAGAGGAACCTATACCTGTGACCGCAGGACAAAAACCCTCTCCATTTGATAGTTTTTCCCAACCTAAGCCCACCTTAGAACAGTTTGGGACAGATTTAACCAAAAAAGCTAGAGAAGGGCAACTAGACCCTGTTGTGGGGCGAACGCGAGAAATAGAAAGAGTCATCCAAGTATTAGGTCGTCGGACTAAAAACAATCCTGTTTTAGTGGGAGAACCTGGGGTGGGGAAAACTGCGATCGCAGAAGGACTAGCCCAGCGTATCGTAGAAGGAGATATCCCTGAACTCCTACAAGATAAGCGAGTCATTGCCCTTGATATGGGGTTATTAGTGGCCGGAACTCGCTTCCGAGGTGAATTTGAAGAACGACTCAAATCCATTGTCAACCAGGTTAAAGAAGACGGCAATATTATTCTCGTTATTGACGAAATTCATACCTTAGTGGGTGCCGGAAGCATGGGAGGGGCGATGGATGCTTCTAACCTCTTAAAACCGGCGTTAGCGAGAGGTGAATTACAATGTTTAGGAACCACAACCCTAGATGAATATCGCAAGCATATCGAAAAAGATGCAGCCCTCGAAAGACGATTTCAACCGGTGATGGTAGGAGAACCTTCCGTTGAAGAAACCATCGAAATTTTACAAGGGTTACGGAAAGAATATGAAGCCCATCATCAAGTGAAATTTTCTCAAGAAGCTTTAGAAGCGGCCGCTTCTTTAGGAGAAAGATATATTAGCGATCGCTTCTTACCTGATAAGGCGATTGATCTCATTGATGAAGCGGGATCTCGTATTCATTTACGCCACTCTTTACAGAAGAAAATGCAGCCTTCCTTTGAAGCTGAACAAGAAGCCCCTGTTATTAACCCTGATTCTTTAGTTCCTGTGGTTGATGAAGAAGATATCGCCCAAATTGTTACATCTTGGACGGGTGTTCCTGTCAACAAGCTGACAGAAACCGAGTCAGAATCTTTGATGTATTTAGAAGATAATTTACATGAGAGGATTATCGGTCAAGAAGAAGCTGTAAAAGCGGTATCTAAAGCAATTCGCCGATCGAGAATTGGCTTACAAAATCCGAAACGTCCCATTGCAAGTTTCATTTTTGCAGGACCAACTGGAGTGGGTAAAACGGAATTAACAAAGGCATTGGCACAATTTTTATTCGGTTCAAAAGATGCCATGATTCGGTTAGATATGTCCGAATACATGGAACGTCATACCGTTTCTAAATTAATCGGAACAGCCCCCGGTTTCATTGGTTACGAAGAGGGAGGACAACTAACCGAAGCGGTTCGCCGTAAACCCTATAGTGTGGTTCTCTTTGATGAGATCGAAAAAGCCCATCCTGATGTCTTTAATTTACTCTTACAACTGTTAGAAGATGGACGGTTGACCGATAGTAAAGGACGGACGGTTGATTTTAGAAACACCTTAATTATCATGACTTCTAACCTAGGGTCAAAAGTGATTGAGAAAGGGGGTTATAATTTCGGGTTTGAAACAGAAAGCGATGACGTAAATCTTCAGTATAAGCGTATTCAAGAAGCGGTTAATGATGAGTTAAAACAGTATTTCCGTCCTGAATTTTTGAATCGTTTAGATGAGATGATTGTCTTCCGTCAACTGACTAAACCTGAAGTCACAGAAATCGCTGATATTTTATTAGCAGAAGTGGCTCAACAATTGTACGAACAACGTCAAATCACGTTAACCGTAAGTGATGGATTTAAAGGTTTAGTGGTAGAAGAAGGTTATGACCCCAGTTATGGTGCAAGACCTTTACGCCGTGCGATTATGAGACGGTTAGAAGACAGTTTAGCTGAATCAATTTTAGCTGGAAATATCCAGGATGGCGATAGCGTGAAAGTAGATGTTGCTGACAATAATCAAGTCATAATTGAGCCTACTTTACAACCCAATTATGCCTATGTTGATCGTTAG
- a CDS encoding CAP domain-containing protein, whose protein sequence is MKHYFERLLLTFPLLMMSLMGCESIEPIPIEKIPITETRPSDPSPSLTDPAFLEALEEATYREINQYRLSKNLPSLNLNPQITQQARIHSERMAAGIIPVGHEDLEQRLKIISFTTPHEKGVENLATHQDSYDPVKATMKQWLNNAKNLKNIEGKYDATGIGVAQNSRGEYYFTQIFIKEKSSIITRSPELDNSLEPWKNSEPLLEKAGQDSQFLIALEQEINRRVNQYRLSKNLPPLTMNAEISYVARQHSQDMASKQATFSHDGFDNRAKSVGKSIPYKSFAENLAYIKGYPDLADVAVKGWINSPGHRKNMEGNFNLTGIGIAKNPEGEYYFTQLFLLQR, encoded by the coding sequence ATGAAACATTATTTTGAACGACTATTATTAACTTTTCCATTACTCATGATGAGTTTAATGGGTTGTGAGTCTATTGAACCGATTCCTATCGAAAAGATTCCTATTACAGAAACTCGACCTTCTGACCCTTCCCCTAGTTTAACCGATCCTGCTTTCCTTGAAGCCCTCGAAGAAGCAACCTATCGAGAAATTAATCAATATCGTTTATCTAAAAATTTGCCTTCGTTAAATCTGAATCCTCAAATTACTCAACAAGCGAGAATTCATAGTGAAAGAATGGCTGCTGGTATTATTCCTGTTGGTCATGAAGACTTAGAACAACGATTAAAAATTATTAGTTTTACGACACCCCATGAAAAGGGAGTGGAAAATTTAGCTACCCATCAAGATAGTTATGATCCTGTTAAAGCTACGATGAAACAGTGGTTAAACAATGCTAAAAATCTTAAAAATATTGAAGGAAAATATGACGCAACTGGGATAGGGGTTGCACAAAATAGCCGAGGAGAATACTATTTTACACAGATTTTCATTAAAGAAAAGTCTTCGATTATTACTCGTTCTCCTGAACTTGATAATAGTTTAGAACCGTGGAAAAATTCGGAGCCTTTACTGGAAAAAGCAGGTCAAGATAGTCAGTTTTTAATTGCCTTAGAACAAGAAATCAATCGTCGGGTTAATCAATATCGTTTATCGAAGAATTTACCCCCATTAACCATGAATGCAGAAATTAGTTACGTTGCGAGACAACATAGTCAAGATATGGCCAGTAAACAAGCAACGTTTAGTCATGATGGGTTTGATAACAGGGCTAAATCAGTAGGAAAAAGCATTCCTTATAAATCCTTTGCAGAAAATTTAGCTTATATAAAAGGGTATCCTGACTTAGCTGATGTCGCCGTTAAAGGGTGGATTAATAGTCCTGGTCATCGTAAAAATATGGAAGGAAATTTTAATTTAACAGGGATAGGAATTGCGAAAAATCCTGAGGGTGAATACTATTTTACACAGCTATTTTTATTACAACGATAA
- a CDS encoding FAD-binding oxidoreductase gives MNQTIDKVKKDLSHLEIITDPNQITKLSLDYYHFSPILHKQLQDKRGDIVIRPTTEEEVIQVAQTCVKYKVPITVRGAGTGNYGQCIPLEGGVILDMTKMNQILWLEQGVACVEPGVKMAAFDKLAKQTGWELRMAPSTYRSATIGGFIGGGSVGMGSITYGQLRDRGNLQALRVVTLEDEPCLIELRGDEVQKVNHAYGTNGIITQLEIPLAPAYPWAEIIVIFDDFMQAARFGQGLGESDGIVKKLITVHATSICRYLHQLKDYLPENKHAALVMVSEYDLEAFRDLVHEYNGKISYFKTAEEASHRTSLLEYTWNHTTLHARSIDPSITYLQTFYFTLDKVEHFYDHFGDEVMIHLEFIKFQGKVIPAGLQLFHFTTEERVNEIIRYHEEKGAGIANPHTYLLEGGGRKTIDSPQLNFKKEVDPYSLMNPGKMMIQNNV, from the coding sequence ATGAATCAAACCATCGATAAAGTAAAAAAGGACTTATCCCACTTAGAAATTATTACCGATCCTAATCAAATTACTAAACTATCTCTAGATTATTATCATTTTAGCCCTATTTTACACAAACAACTGCAAGATAAACGGGGAGACATCGTAATTCGTCCCACCACAGAAGAAGAAGTGATACAAGTCGCCCAAACTTGCGTTAAATACAAAGTTCCCATCACCGTTAGAGGGGCTGGAACTGGTAATTATGGTCAATGTATTCCCTTAGAAGGGGGTGTCATCCTCGACATGACCAAAATGAATCAAATTCTTTGGTTAGAACAAGGGGTTGCTTGTGTGGAACCTGGGGTGAAAATGGCCGCTTTTGATAAACTAGCTAAACAAACCGGATGGGAGTTGCGTATGGCCCCGTCTACCTACCGTAGCGCAACCATTGGGGGGTTTATTGGGGGTGGTAGTGTCGGGATGGGATCAATTACCTATGGACAATTACGCGATCGCGGAAATCTTCAAGCTTTGCGAGTGGTTACCTTAGAAGATGAACCCTGTCTCATCGAGTTACGAGGGGACGAAGTCCAAAAGGTAAATCATGCTTATGGCACTAATGGCATTATTACACAATTAGAAATTCCTTTAGCTCCGGCTTATCCTTGGGCCGAAATTATTGTTATTTTTGATGATTTTATGCAAGCTGCTAGGTTTGGTCAAGGGTTAGGAGAAAGTGATGGTATTGTTAAAAAGTTAATCACCGTTCATGCTACATCGATTTGTCGTTATTTACATCAGTTAAAAGACTATTTACCTGAGAACAAACACGCTGCTTTAGTCATGGTTTCAGAATACGATTTAGAGGCGTTTCGTGATTTAGTTCATGAATATAATGGGAAAATTAGTTATTTTAAAACGGCAGAAGAAGCCAGCCATCGCACCAGTTTATTAGAATATACTTGGAATCATACTACGCTTCATGCTCGTAGTATTGATCCGAGTATTACTTACTTACAAACCTTTTACTTTACTTTAGATAAGGTGGAACATTTCTATGATCATTTTGGGGATGAAGTAATGATTCATTTAGAGTTTATTAAGTTTCAAGGTAAAGTCATTCCTGCAGGGTTACAGTTGTTTCATTTTACAACAGAAGAAAGGGTTAATGAAATCATCCGTTATCACGAAGAAAAGGGTGCCGGTATTGCTAATCCTCACACCTATTTATTAGAAGGAGGCGGCCGCAAAACTATTGATTCACCACAGTTAAACTTCAAAAAAGAAGTTGACCCCTACAGTTTAATGAATCCCGGTAAAATGATGATTCAAAATAACGTCTAA